One region of Acidobacteriota bacterium genomic DNA includes:
- the pyk gene encoding pyruvate kinase, whose amino-acid sequence MTSPRRDFRQTKIVCTLGPSTSAPDRIEQLAAAGMNIARLNMSHGSHESHLEVIRRVQTLNQQLDHPIALLLDLRGPAIRTGERHEQLFLEVGQECYISVGPTESPEERTIHVDYQDIVRQLTVGDRITVDNGLINLDVLEVRERDLRCRVRDGGALGSRKHINLPGVRVNLPSITDQDAADIRFAAEHHVDFLAVSFVRSAEAVRDARRVVAEAGGHPIRIIAKIENQEGIDNLDEIIDAADGVMVARGDLGVEVEFDLLPSTQRDMVRRCAIAGKPVIVATHLLESMIDNPMPTRAEVTDVANAVYEQADAVMLSGETATGKYPARCVSVLDRIARRVEEEPGLEFHRDREAKSVRDQLARSACLLADSLGSRAIVVMTMRGLMGQLVASFRPRGATIYAFTTTEIVRRRLWLSRSVVPFTIDLTEEPEQVVLHALELLKAHGRLESGEPVVVVANVTTDFGHSNAIQVRMIE is encoded by the coding sequence ATGACGTCGCCGAGACGCGACTTCCGGCAGACCAAGATCGTCTGCACGCTGGGTCCCTCCACCTCCGCGCCGGACCGGATCGAACAACTCGCCGCCGCCGGCATGAACATCGCGCGACTCAACATGTCGCACGGCAGTCATGAGAGCCACCTGGAGGTGATCCGGCGCGTCCAGACGCTCAACCAGCAACTGGACCATCCGATCGCCCTGCTGTTGGACCTCCGGGGACCGGCCATCCGCACCGGCGAACGCCACGAGCAACTGTTTCTCGAGGTCGGCCAGGAGTGCTACATCAGCGTCGGCCCCACCGAGAGCCCGGAGGAGCGCACCATCCACGTCGACTATCAGGACATCGTGCGCCAGTTGACGGTGGGGGATCGGATCACGGTCGACAACGGGCTGATCAACCTGGACGTGCTGGAAGTGCGCGAGCGCGATCTCCGCTGCCGGGTGCGGGACGGCGGGGCCCTGGGATCGCGGAAGCACATCAACCTTCCCGGCGTGCGGGTGAACCTGCCGTCGATCACGGACCAGGACGCGGCCGACATCCGCTTCGCGGCGGAACACCACGTCGACTTCCTCGCGGTGTCGTTCGTACGCAGCGCCGAGGCGGTGCGCGACGCCCGGCGCGTCGTCGCCGAGGCCGGCGGGCACCCCATCCGCATCATCGCCAAGATCGAGAACCAGGAGGGCATCGACAACCTGGACGAGATCATCGACGCGGCCGACGGCGTCATGGTCGCCCGGGGCGATCTCGGGGTCGAGGTGGAGTTCGATCTGCTTCCGTCAACCCAGCGCGACATGGTGCGCCGCTGCGCGATCGCCGGAAAGCCGGTGATCGTGGCCACCCACCTGCTGGAATCGATGATCGACAACCCGATGCCGACCCGGGCCGAAGTCACCGACGTCGCCAACGCCGTGTACGAGCAGGCCGACGCGGTGATGCTGAGCGGGGAGACCGCGACCGGCAAGTACCCGGCGCGCTGCGTCTCCGTGCTCGACCGCATTGCCCGGCGCGTCGAGGAAGAACCCGGCCTGGAATTCCACCGCGACCGGGAGGCGAAATCGGTCCGCGATCAGTTGGCCCGGAGCGCCTGCCTGCTGGCCGATTCGCTCGGGTCCCGGGCGATCGTGGTCATGACCATGCGGGGCCTGATGGGACAACTCGTCGCCAGTTTTCGCCCGCGCGGCGCTACCATCTATGCCTTTACGACCACCGAGATCGTCCGCCGCCGGCTCTGGCTCTCACGATCCGTGGTGCCCTTCACGATCGACCTGACGGAAGAGCCGGAGCAGGTAGTGCTCCATGCCCTCGAACTCTTGAAGGCCCATGGCCGGCTGGAAAGCGGTGAACCCGTGGTGGTCGTGGCCAACGTCACTACCGATTTCGGCCACTCGAACGCCATTCAGGTACGCATGATCGAGTAA